Proteins found in one Plasmodium knowlesi strain H genome assembly, chromosome: 12 genomic segment:
- a CDS encoding SAM-dependent RNA methyltransferase, putative has translation MEGEAGTLVGEESPPKYIVEHLDELEEWSILEYIHICETVKDKNVIFTNFDRPFDEVSKEYNPTCYKEPIRELKQKFEWKKICLLDMKAKEILTCKDRENLDYLLFGGILGNVPSDDRTSILRKCQFVISRNLGDMQMTTNTAVLVCHIILENQVEFKDIPFVDNPEIPLRNQKESMVLPFRFVSKSFFTGLDEDRHIPVLPSNFTEYLISLGDQRVGDLDDFLSGG, from the coding sequence ATGGAAGGCGAGGCGGGCACACTCGTCGGGGAGGAAAGCCCCCCCAAGTACATCGTGGAGCACCTGGATGAGCTAGAGGAATGGAGCATTCTcgagtacatacatatatgcgaaacggtaaaggacaaaaatgTGATATTCACCAATTTTGACAGACCCTTTGACGAAGTGTCCAAGGAATACAACCCGACGTGCTACAAGGAGCCCATCCGAGAGTTGAAGCAAAAATtcgagtggaaaaaaatatgtctaTTAGATATGAAAGCCAAGGAAATTTTAACATGCAAAGATAGGGAGAATTTGGATTACCTGCTTTTTGGAGGGATCCTTGGAAATGTTCCATCGGATGACAGAACCTCTATTCTACGAAAGTGCCAATTCGTCATTTCGAGAAATCTTGGGGACATGCAGATGACGACAAATACTGCCGTCCTCGTTTGCCACATCATTTTAGAAAATCAAGTAGAGTTTAAGGATATTCCTTTTGTGGATAATCCAGAAATTCCCTTGCGAAATCAGAAGGAGTCCATGGTTCTTCCATTCCGTTTTGTGTCCAAGTCGTTTTTTACCGGATTGGACGAGGACAGACATATTCCGGTGCTTCCTTCTAATTTCACCGAATATTTGATCAGCCTGGGGGATCAGCGTGTAGGAGATCTGGACGACTTCCTCTCTGGGGGGTAA
- a CDS encoding nucleotidyltransferase, putative produces MDDFEYYFLQNEEESEHVKGAKVELHNVLKRNRERHSKVNKPMKAASNVISLLGGDDAPKGKMEEASHPGKGGEKTHRKGMQRSSARSREHCSKRRRTHKTDTKLKTEGEEEEEVPSEDPPVGDNSNEDHHHSEVNAECQSQPDDSVGEVVLEENRKGKRKLNENNITHHGKKAKGRKTKTSAIPTDLNNNDGKIPTVGEDDDKKDTSINWTATEGSAKSQSNSCSGTSDEDDQSASPSSGRSSSADCLSHDKDQNEGSRKMGSHTRGENGGRSVRLAPGVEDNTASATGANTGRAMSREKRVSGGSRQSRVSEEAKPEKKKYSGRMLLHKFKINYQSLTESEKKYYLYMMKKLRVHYDHERHIFYTDDVFTKCFTEKVRKEKEKFNYLGYLEYACFYILEWLTPTKEEKLLKHKSLLKLEVVVKSLFPKAKMEPFGSFVTGLSIPGSDLDVCFLNIPLEDLDALLLIAYALVKLDMVTDIRLIKDARVKILKYTDKETGVQVDVCTNQLSSRQTTDFIKSKMEKYIYLRPLVILLKFFLNTRNLNETYIGGIGSFMLCCMVLHFLQLHPTTFDWNVFNNSYLVKLLLEFFSFYSIDYKLDFNCSVLRGLGHVMPRYLRREYDINGRLCIENPIDISLDIGKNAYKIRYVFYLFSHQFCALTSLIGELRGKAGEALLSADGSERAINNKVEDNAVEKEDTYMEDKAEEQEENQLSHYAEGDKMNAAGYMYPLFFANFLNPDSIVFTKRFKANFPNPHWNISHFDFSITKEEKHKLLEMLREDITSSDFDEGVVPESTALFATFDKAFPFSLDLYNNAFRYA; encoded by the coding sequence ATGGATGACTTCGAATATTATTTCCTccaaaatgaggaggaatCGGAGCATGTGAAGGGTGCCAAAGTGGAGCTACACAATGTGTTGAAGCGGAACAGAGAAAGGCATAGCAAGGTAAACAAGCCGATGAAGGCAGCATCCAATGTCATATCGCTCCTTGGGGGGGATGATGCgccgaaggggaaaatggaagaagcatCTCACCCTGGGAAGGGTGGGGAAAAGACCCACAGGAAGGGCATGCAACGCTCCTCGGCAAGAAGCAGAGAGCATTGCtccaaaaggaggagaactCACAAAACAGACACGAAGCTCAAAACGgagggagaggaagaagaagaagtaccCAGTGAAGACCCCCCAGTAGGTGATAACTCAAATGAAGACCATCACCACAGTGAGGTGAATGCGGAATGTCAAAGTCAACCTGATGACAGCGTAGGGGAAGTGGTATTGGAGGAAAACCgaaaaggtaaaagaaaactcaatgaaaataatattacGCACCATGGGAAAAAGgcgaaagggaggaaaacaaagaCAAGCGCAATACCAACGGACTTGAATAACAATGATGGGAAAATCCCCACTGTGGGTGAAGatgatgataaaaaagaTACATCAATTAATTGGACTGCAACGGAAGGAAGTGCGAAAAGCCAAAGCAACAGTTGCAGTGGAACATCTGATGAAGACGACCAGTCAGCTTCGCCGTCTTCGGGAAGGTCCTCCTCGGCGGATTGCCTCTCCCATGATAAGGATCAAAACGAAGGGagcagaaaaatgggaagccACACTCGGGGGGAGAATGGAGGAAGGTCGGTCAGGTTAGCGCCAGGAGTGGAAGATAATACAGCTTCCGCTACTGGTGCGAATACTGGTCGTGCCATGtcgagggaaaaaagagtgTCTGGTGGTAGCAGACAGAGCCGCGTATCTGAAGAGGCAAAgccagaaaagaaaaagtacagCGGGCGCATGCTGTTGCACAAGTTTAAAATAAACTACCAAAGTCTCACCGAGTCGGAGAAAAAGTACTACCTTTACATGATGAAGAAACTACGCGTGCATTATGATCACGAGAGACACATCTTCTATACAGACGATGTATTCACAAAGTGTTTTACAGAAAAAGTTcgcaaagaaaaggagaaattcaACTACTTAGGGTATCTAGAATATGCCTGCTTTTATATCCTTGAATGGTTAACCCCaacgaaggaagaaaaattactaAAGCATAAATCCTTGCTAAAGTTGGAAGTTGTGGTGAAGTCTCTCTTTCCAAAGGCTAAGATGGAGCCCTTTGGTTCCTTCGTCACAGGATTATCCATCCCCGGCAGTGACCTCGACGTGTGTTTTCTAAATATACCCCTGGAAGATCTTGATGCCTTGTTACTTATTGCATATGCCTTGGTTAAACTAGATATGGTGACAGACATAAGATTAATAAAGGATGCCAGAGTCAAGATTCTAAAATATACGGATAAAGAGACGGGGGTTCAAGTAGATGTGTGTACAAATCAGCTTTCCTCAAGACAAACAACAGATTTTATCAAAagtaaaatggagaaatatatttacttGAGACCACTGGTTATTCTGTTAAAGTTTTTTCTGAACACAAGAAATCTAAATGAAACATATATAGGGGGAATTGGTTCCTTCATGCTCTGTTGTAtggttctccattttttacagCTCCACCCTACTACCTTCGACTGGAATGTCTTCAACAATAGTTACCTCGTCAAGTTGCTTCTAGAATTCTTTAGCTTCTATAGCATTGATTATAAGTTAGATTTTAACTGTTCCGTTTTGCGAGGCCTGGGTCATGTCATGCCAAGATATCTCCGCAGGGAATACGATATTAACGGTAGACTCTGCATTGAGAACCCTATTGATATTTCACTGGACATTGGTAAAAACGCCTACAAAATTAGGTATGTGTTTTATCTGTTCAGTCACCAGTTCTGTGCTTTGACAAGCTTGATTGGGGAGTTGCGGGGCAAAGCAGGGGAGGCGCTTCTATCTGCTGACGGTTCGGAGAGAGCGATCAACAATAAAGTGGAAGATAATGCAGTAGAAAAAGAAGACACATACATGGAAGACAAAGCAGAAGAACAAGAGGAGAATCAACTCAGTCACTACGCCGAGGGGGACAAAATGAACGCAGCAGGATACATGTACCCTCTCTTCTTTGCGAATTTCTTGAATCCAGATAGCATCGTCTTTACGAAGCGATTCAAGGCAAACTTTCCTAACCCGCACTGGAACATCAGCCACTTTGATTTTTCCATCACCAAGGAGGAGAAACACAAGTTATTGGAAATGCTTCGGGAGGACATAACTTCCTCCGATTTTGATGAGGGGGTTGTCCCCGAATCCACGGCCCTCTTCGCCACATTTGACAAggcctttcccttttctctgGATCTGTACAACAACGCATTTAGATATGCCTAA
- a CDS encoding mbp-1 interacting protein-2a-like, translating into MSRNNVSGPATTYQVYVLAIIGKGDIPLYEADLSMNGKKDISEHLAQFIIHQSLDSLDVVVWKSTSLFLKTIDSFNSYSVSAYCTTGHIKFLLLHKNKNEISSGSSSTGGPAIYVPSDENIRSFFEIVHENYIKVLLNPLYEPNGIITSSLFDQNIRLAAKRFLYG; encoded by the coding sequence ATGAGTCGAAACAATGTGAGTGGCCCTGCGACGACGTACCAGGTGTACGTACTAGCAATAATAGGCAAAGGAGATATCCCCTTGTATGAAGCCGATCTATCCATGAATGGTAAAAAGGATATATCAGAACATCTGGCACAATTCATAATTCACCAGTCGTTAGATTCTCTAGATGTCGTGGTGTGGAAGAGTACaagcctttttttaaaaacgatTGATTCGTTTAACAGTTATTCTGTGTCGGCATACTGTACCACAGGACACATCAAATTTCTACTCCttcacaaaaacaaaaatgagatAAGTAGTGGAAGTAGCAGTACAGGTGGACCTGCCATCTATGTACCCTCCGATGAAAATATCCGATCCTTCTTTGAGATCGTTCACGAAAATTATATTAAGGTGTTATTGAACCCACTATATGAGCCCAACGGAATAATTACCAGTTCTCTCTTTGATCAGAATATACGCTTGGCGGCCAAACGCTTCCTCTACGGTTGA